In Cetobacterium somerae ATCC BAA-474, the genomic stretch TTTTTTTCAGTATTGATTTATTTAATTACACCTGTTATAATATTAAAAACAAATATTTTGGAGGAATAAAATGAAAAAAATATTTTTATTAATTACACTTATATTTAGTACTTTAACTTTTTCAAAAGAAGAGGATATTCAAGGAAAATGGATTACTGAAAAAGCTAAAAATGGAAATCAAATCATAGTAGAGTTTCAAAAAATAGACAATAGATATTTTGGAAAAATCATACAACTAACTATCCCAATTTATGAGAAAGGTCACAAGTTAGAAGGAAAAACTAAAATAGATTTAGCAAATCCTGATGAAAAACTTAAAACAAGATTATTAGTTGGTATAAATTTCGTTAGTGATTTCACATATAACCCTGAAAAAGATCGTTTTGAAAATGGATTTATTTACAATCCAGAAAATGGAAAAACTTACTACTGCTCAATCTCTTTTAAAGACCCAAATACCCTTATAGTAAAAGGAAGTCTTGATAAATCAGGCTTTATTGGATCTAAACAAATATGGTCAAAAATTAAATAACTATAAATAAAACCTCCTAAATATTTAGGAGGTTTTATTTTCTATATGACTAAATTTAATTAAGGTGGCTAATTTTATTTTGCTTTTTTCTCAGATTTTTCTTCGCTTTTCTTTTGCATAGCTAAGTATTTTTCTGGACCATAATAAGCTCTTAAGTACATCTCTTTTAAATCACTCATTAATGGATATCTTGGATTTGCTCCTGTACATTGGTCATCAAATGCATCTTCAACCATTTGATCTAATTTAGATAGGAACTCTTGCTCTGAAATTCCATATTCTGCTATTGTTGACTTTATTCCAATTTCAGCTTTTAATTCTGCTATTTTCTTTCTTAATATTTTAGCTTTCTCTTCTGGAGTTTCATTTCCTTTTGTAAATCCTAAATAGTCAGCTAATTTTGCGTAACACTCTTTTGCATGTGGATATTTATATTGTGCAAATCCTGCCATTTTAAATGGTCTATCTGTTGCATTAAATCTAATTACTTCATCAAGTAATAATGCATTTGCTACTCCATGAGGTAAGTGGAATGCTGCTCCTAATTTATGAGCCATTGAGTGACATATTCCTAAGAATGCGTTCGAGAATGCCATTCCAGCCATACAAGATGCATTTGCCATTTTTTCTTTAGCTTTAACTGCTAACGCTCCACCTTTAACTGATTCAGGAAGATATTTAAATGTTAATCTAGTTGCTTCTAATGCTAATGGATTAGTAAATTCTGATGCCATTATTGACACATATGCCTCAATAGCGTGAGTTACTACGTCTATTCCCGATGCTGCTGTTAAACCAGCTGGCATTGATAACATCAATTGAGGATCTACTACTGCTACATTTGGTGTAATTTCATAGTCAGCTAATGGATATTTTACTCCTGTCGTATCATCTGTTATAACCGCAAATGGAGTTACTTCTGATCCTGTTCCTGCTGAAGTTGCAACTGCCCAGAACTCTGCCTTTTCTCCCATTTTAGGGAATTTAACTATTCTTTTTCTAATATCCATAAATGTCATAGCTAAATCTTTAAAGTTTACTTTTGGATGCTCATACATAACCCACATAATTTTAGCCGCGTCCATTGCTGAACCTCCACCTAAAGCTATGATTACATCTGGGTTATAGTTTCTCATTAATTCTGCACCTTTTTCAACTACACTTAAAGTTGGGTCCGCTTGTACATCTGAGAATACTCTAAAATCTACTCCGATATTTTCTAAAACTGTTGTTATATGATCTGTATATCCTAAAGAAGCTAACTGTTGATCTGTTACAATTACAGCTTTTTTCTTTCCTTTTAATTCTTCTAAAGCCACTGGAAGAGATCCGAATTTGAAGTATACTCTTTCAGGAATTCTAAACCATAGCATATTTTCTCTCCTTTTAGCAACTGTCTTTATGTTTATTAAGTGTTTAACTCCAACGTTTTCAGAAACAGCGTTTCCTCCCCACGATCCACATCCAAGTGTTAATGATGGTGCTAGTTTAAAGTTAAATACATCTCCTATAGCTCCTTGAGCTGCTGGCATATTAATTAATGTTCTTCCTGTTTTCATTGTTTTTCCAAATAAATCAATTTTATCTTTTGCAACTAATTCATCTGCATATAAAACTGATGTATGTCCCATTCCACCAAGCTCTATTAATCTATCTGCTTTCTTTAAAGCGTCTTCAAAATTCTTAGCTTTATACATAGCTAATACTGGTGATAATTTCTCATGTGAAAATGCTTCTTCTAATTCAACTGATTCAACTTCTCCTATAATAACTTTTGTATTTTCAGGAACAGTTACTCCAGCCATTTGAGCTATTTTGTAAGCAGATTGTCCTACAATATCTCCATTTAAATGTCCATCTATTACTATTGTTTTTCTTACTTTATCTACTTCGTCACCTTTTAATATGTAGGCATTTCTTGCTGTAAACTCTTCTTTTACTTTATCGTAAATTGAAGTTGGAATTATTACTGCTTGCTCAGAAGCACAGATAACTCCATTATCAAAAGTTTTTGATAATAAAATTGAGTTTACTGCCATTTTTATGTGTGCTGTTTCATCTATTATTACTGGTGTATTTCCAGCTCCTACTCCAATTGCAGGTGTTCCTGATGAATAAGCAGCCTTAACCATTCCTGGTCCTCCAGTTGCTAATATTAAATCTGCCATTTTCATAAGATCATTAGATGCTTGAACTGATGGCTCAGCAATCCATCCAATTATATCTTTTGGAGCTCCAGCTTTTACTGCTGCTTCTAAAACTATTCTAGCTGCCTCTATTGTTGCATTTTTTGCTCTTGGGTGTGGAGAAAAAATAATTCCATTTCTTGTTTTTAAAGCTAATAATGCTTTAAATATTGCTGTTGATGTTGGGTTAGTAGTTGGAACTATTCCAGCTATAACTCCAATTGGTTCAGCTATTTTTTCAACTCCATAAGCTGCGTCAACTTCTATTGTTCCACAAGTTTTTGTATCCTTGTATGAGTTATATATAT encodes the following:
- a CDS encoding DUF2147 domain-containing protein; this encodes MKKIFLLITLIFSTLTFSKEEDIQGKWITEKAKNGNQIIVEFQKIDNRYFGKIIQLTIPIYEKGHKLEGKTKIDLANPDEKLKTRLLVGINFVSDFTYNPEKDRFENGFIYNPENGKTYYCSISFKDPNTLIVKGSLDKSGFIGSKQIWSKIK
- the adhE gene encoding bifunctional acetaldehyde-CoA/alcohol dehydrogenase, which encodes MTLINTIEKVRLAQKEYSKFTQEKVDEIFREASLAANNARIKLAKMAVEETGMGIVEDKVIKNHFASEYIYNSYKDTKTCGTIEVDAAYGVEKIAEPIGVIAGIVPTTNPTSTAIFKALLALKTRNGIIFSPHPRAKNATIEAARIVLEAAVKAGAPKDIIGWIAEPSVQASNDLMKMADLILATGGPGMVKAAYSSGTPAIGVGAGNTPVIIDETAHIKMAVNSILLSKTFDNGVICASEQAVIIPTSIYDKVKEEFTARNAYILKGDEVDKVRKTIVIDGHLNGDIVGQSAYKIAQMAGVTVPENTKVIIGEVESVELEEAFSHEKLSPVLAMYKAKNFEDALKKADRLIELGGMGHTSVLYADELVAKDKIDLFGKTMKTGRTLINMPAAQGAIGDVFNFKLAPSLTLGCGSWGGNAVSENVGVKHLINIKTVAKRRENMLWFRIPERVYFKFGSLPVALEELKGKKKAVIVTDQQLASLGYTDHITTVLENIGVDFRVFSDVQADPTLSVVEKGAELMRNYNPDVIIALGGGSAMDAAKIMWVMYEHPKVNFKDLAMTFMDIRKRIVKFPKMGEKAEFWAVATSAGTGSEVTPFAVITDDTTGVKYPLADYEITPNVAVVDPQLMLSMPAGLTAASGIDVVTHAIEAYVSIMASEFTNPLALEATRLTFKYLPESVKGGALAVKAKEKMANASCMAGMAFSNAFLGICHSMAHKLGAAFHLPHGVANALLLDEVIRFNATDRPFKMAGFAQYKYPHAKECYAKLADYLGFTKGNETPEEKAKILRKKIAELKAEIGIKSTIAEYGISEQEFLSKLDQMVEDAFDDQCTGANPRYPLMSDLKEMYLRAYYGPEKYLAMQKKSEEKSEKKAK